One Cupriavidus oxalaticus genomic region harbors:
- a CDS encoding putative baseplate assembly protein, whose product MPLRNEYPVIDDRRYADLVAEARARIPRYTSEWDDVNDNEPGMAVVQLMAWMSDLLIARLGRVPKLNYLKFLELLGIELLPARPARAELSFPVQATYAEPTLIVPLHTQVAAEVPGEERPVVFETEKALVALSARLDAVQVDLGLQTTDVSAANAEVQAGFLAFGPAVRVGNALMLGFDSPLEFPGVPIDLAVWIARRDARAPFYVDSPLATAPPATLAWEYWNGKDWYPLDTLRDDTAALTRSGHVLLGAAPRNGPQRAVLGKVAAPRYWLRARLAGGAYQRPPRLLAVRTNTVPAIAAQSVDAEIAGRSTGMPDQVFQLAQHPVLAGSLALEVDEGDGLQPWQEVADFLASGPDDAHYVLNRTTGEIRFHGIGGRIPVANPNRPANIVARRYRVGGGAHGNVGAGVITTLRGSLPGIDTEGVGNLFPAFGGADEETLDAARERAAATLKSHERAVTRDDFALHARQVGGVARAQALPLFHPAFPNVEVPGVVSVVVVPEASDPQRPLDDPAPQPTEGLLREVCAQLDQRRLATTELYVLAPTYRMLRLSATLTVAGDADLAAVRQAALLALRRYFHALVGGEDSKPDADGSGWPFGGDIHYSRVVQRLLLPGVASVDDLLFRLDDTDYPACANVPVGGGALLRLADDALALSVRYETSEVDA is encoded by the coding sequence ATGCCGCTCAGGAACGAATACCCGGTGATCGACGACAGGCGCTACGCCGACCTGGTGGCCGAGGCGCGCGCGCGCATCCCGCGCTACACCTCGGAGTGGGACGACGTCAACGACAACGAGCCCGGCATGGCGGTGGTGCAGCTGATGGCCTGGATGAGCGACCTGCTGATCGCGCGGCTGGGGCGCGTGCCCAAGCTGAACTACCTGAAGTTCCTGGAGCTGCTCGGCATCGAGCTGCTGCCGGCGCGGCCGGCGCGCGCGGAGCTGAGCTTCCCGGTGCAGGCCACCTACGCCGAACCGACGCTGATCGTGCCGCTGCACACGCAGGTGGCGGCCGAGGTGCCGGGCGAGGAGCGGCCGGTGGTGTTCGAGACCGAGAAGGCGCTGGTCGCGCTCAGCGCCCGGCTCGACGCGGTGCAGGTCGACCTTGGCCTGCAGACCACCGACGTCAGCGCCGCCAACGCGGAGGTGCAGGCCGGCTTCCTCGCCTTCGGGCCGGCGGTGCGGGTCGGCAATGCGCTGATGCTGGGCTTCGACTCCCCGCTCGAATTCCCCGGCGTGCCGATCGACCTGGCGGTATGGATCGCCCGCCGCGACGCGCGCGCGCCGTTCTATGTCGACAGCCCGCTGGCCACCGCGCCGCCCGCGACGCTGGCGTGGGAATACTGGAACGGCAAGGACTGGTACCCGCTCGACACGCTGCGCGACGACACCGCCGCGCTGACCCGCAGCGGCCATGTGCTGCTCGGCGCCGCGCCCCGCAACGGCCCGCAGCGCGCGGTGCTGGGCAAGGTGGCCGCGCCGCGCTACTGGCTGCGCGCGCGGCTGGCCGGCGGCGCCTACCAGCGCCCGCCGCGGCTGCTGGCGGTGCGCACCAACACGGTCCCGGCGATCGCCGCGCAGTCGGTCGATGCCGAGATCGCCGGGCGCAGCACCGGCATGCCCGACCAGGTGTTCCAGCTCGCCCAGCACCCGGTGCTGGCCGGCAGCCTGGCGCTGGAGGTCGACGAAGGCGACGGGCTGCAACCCTGGCAGGAGGTGGCGGACTTCCTCGCCTCCGGCCCGGACGATGCGCACTACGTGCTCAACCGCACCACCGGCGAGATCCGCTTCCACGGCATCGGCGGCCGCATCCCGGTGGCCAACCCGAACCGGCCCGCCAATATCGTCGCGCGGCGCTACCGCGTGGGCGGCGGCGCGCACGGCAATGTCGGCGCGGGCGTGATCACCACGCTGCGCGGCAGCCTGCCCGGCATCGACACCGAGGGCGTCGGCAACCTGTTCCCGGCCTTCGGCGGCGCCGATGAGGAGACACTGGACGCCGCGCGCGAACGCGCCGCGGCCACGCTCAAGAGCCACGAGCGCGCCGTCACGCGCGACGACTTCGCGCTGCATGCGCGCCAGGTCGGCGGCGTGGCGCGCGCGCAGGCGCTGCCGCTGTTCCATCCGGCCTTCCCCAACGTGGAAGTGCCCGGCGTGGTCAGTGTGGTGGTGGTGCCCGAGGCCAGCGACCCGCAACGGCCGCTGGACGACCCCGCGCCGCAGCCCACCGAGGGCCTGCTGCGCGAGGTCTGCGCGCAGCTCGACCAGCGCCGCCTGGCCACCACCGAGCTCTACGTGCTGGCGCCGACCTACCGGATGCTCAGGCTGTCCGCCACGCTCACCGTGGCCGGCGACGCCGACCTGGCCGCGGTCAGGCAGGCCGCGCTGCTGGCGCTGCGGCGCTACTTCCACGCGCTGGTCGGCGGCGAGGACAGCAAGCCGGATGCCGACGGCAGCGGCTGGCCGTTCGGCGGCGACATCCACTATTCGCGCGTGGTGCAGCGGCTGCTGCTGCCCGGCGTGGCCAGCGTCGACGACCTGCTGTTCCGGCTCGACGACACCGACTACCCGGCCTGCGCCAATGTCCCGGTCGGCGGCGGCGCGCTGCTGCGGCTGGCCGACGACGCGCTGGCGCTGAGCGTGCGCTATGAGACCAGCGAGGTGGATGCATGA